In Clostridium swellfunianum, a genomic segment contains:
- a CDS encoding sugar kinase, whose protein sequence is MGKFITFGEIMLRLAPMNYDRFVQSKEFGVVYGGGEANVAVSLANYGKEAYFVTKLPKHEIGQAAVNELRKFGVHTDLIKRGGDRVGIYFCEKGASQRPSKVIYDRAHSAIAEAKREDFDWKKIFEGAEWFHFTGITPALSDECAAITLDAVKAAKEAGVTVSVDLNYRKKLWSTEKAGKVMAEIVKYCDVVIANEEDAEKVFGIKAAATNIEGGELSEEGYRDVAKQLVERFELKSVAITLRESFSASHNGWSAMLYDGNEFYKSKRYDMTIIDRVGGGDSFGGGLIYGLSSGMDNQAALEFAVAASCLKHTVEGDFNLMSVEEVDALAKGDASGRVQR, encoded by the coding sequence ATGGGTAAGTTTATAACCTTTGGAGAAATAATGCTAAGATTAGCTCCAATGAACTATGATAGATTTGTACAATCAAAGGAGTTTGGAGTAGTTTATGGTGGTGGAGAAGCTAACGTTGCTGTTTCACTTGCTAACTATGGAAAAGAGGCTTATTTTGTTACTAAGCTTCCAAAGCATGAAATAGGTCAGGCTGCAGTTAATGAGCTTAGAAAATTTGGAGTTCATACTGATTTAATAAAAAGAGGCGGAGACAGAGTAGGTATATACTTCTGTGAAAAAGGAGCATCACAAAGACCTTCAAAGGTTATATATGATAGAGCTCACTCTGCAATTGCTGAAGCTAAAAGAGAAGATTTTGACTGGAAGAAGATTTTTGAAGGAGCTGAATGGTTCCATTTTACAGGAATAACTCCAGCACTTTCAGATGAGTGTGCTGCTATAACTTTAGATGCTGTTAAGGCTGCTAAGGAAGCAGGAGTTACAGTATCTGTTGACCTTAACTACAGAAAGAAGCTTTGGAGCACTGAAAAGGCTGGCAAGGTAATGGCTGAAATAGTTAAGTACTGCGATGTAGTTATAGCTAACGAAGAAGATGCTGAAAAAGTATTTGGTATTAAAGCTGCTGCTACTAACATTGAAGGCGGAGAATTAAGTGAAGAAGGCTACAGAGATGTTGCTAAGCAATTAGTTGAAAGATTCGAGCTTAAATCTGTTGCTATAACACTAAGAGAAAGCTTCTCAGCTTCACACAATGGCTGGTCAGCAATGCTTTATGATGGCAATGAGTTCTATAAGTCAAAGAGATACGACATGACTATTATAGATAGAGTTGGTGGCGGAGATTCCTTTGGCGGCGGACTTATTTATGGTTTATCTTCAGGAATGGATAATCAAGCAGCTCTTGAGTTTGCTGTTGCAGCTTCCTGCTTAAAGCACACTGTTGAAGGTGATTTTAACTTAATGTCAGTAGAAGAAGTTGATGCACTTGCTAAGGGCGATGCTTCTGGAAGAGTTCAAAGATAA
- a CDS encoding DUF1540 domain-containing protein, which produces MNGQLSCSALNCVHNLSGLCSANTIHVLGSGAHTSDQTMCDTYAKGSLKNAVTHFPNMNVVGEVKQLFTKGSVEMSPVIKCEAANCRYNDNRICQADYVQVYGPRAQESEGTQCETFVQR; this is translated from the coding sequence ATGAATGGACAATTAAGCTGCAGTGCTTTAAACTGCGTACATAATCTGAGCGGGCTTTGCTCAGCAAATACAATTCATGTACTAGGTTCTGGTGCTCATACAAGTGATCAAACCATGTGCGATACCTATGCAAAAGGAAGCTTGAAAAATGCTGTTACTCATTTTCCAAATATGAATGTAGTTGGAGAAGTAAAACAGCTTTTTACTAAGGGTTCTGTGGAGATGAGTCCAGTAATAAAGTGTGAGGCTGCAAACTGCAGATACAACGACAACAGAATCTGTCAGGCAGATTATGTTCAAGTCTATGGTCCTAGAGCACAGGAAAGTGAAGGAACTCAATGCGAGACCTTTGTGCAAAGATAA
- a CDS encoding bifunctional 4-hydroxy-2-oxoglutarate aldolase/2-dehydro-3-deoxy-phosphogluconate aldolase, with amino-acid sequence MKRLQTIQQMIESGVVAVIRAESKEQGIKIVDAVKKGGIKALEITMTVPGAVDIIKELSEIYKDEDVIIGAGTVLDPETARLCILAGAKYIVSPSLNPETIKLCNRYRIPVMPGIMTVRDAVEALELGVEILKVFPGNAFGPSIISAFKGPLPQGNFMPTGGVSLDNVKDWIKAGAVAVGIGSDLTKGAKTGDYEAVTKTAEAYVEAVRKARG; translated from the coding sequence ATGAAAAGACTACAAACTATTCAACAAATGATAGAAAGCGGTGTTGTTGCCGTTATAAGAGCAGAGTCAAAGGAGCAAGGAATTAAAATTGTTGATGCAGTTAAAAAGGGTGGTATAAAGGCTCTTGAAATAACAATGACTGTTCCTGGTGCTGTAGACATTATTAAGGAGCTTTCAGAAATTTACAAGGATGAAGACGTTATAATTGGAGCAGGTACAGTACTTGATCCAGAAACTGCAAGACTTTGTATATTAGCAGGAGCTAAGTATATAGTAAGTCCAAGCTTAAATCCAGAAACAATTAAGCTTTGCAACCGTTACAGAATTCCAGTAATGCCTGGTATTATGACTGTTAGAGATGCAGTAGAAGCTTTAGAGCTTGGTGTAGAAATACTTAAGGTATTCCCAGGAAATGCTTTTGGACCATCCATAATAAGTGCCTTTAAGGGACCTCTTCCACAAGGAAACTTTATGCCAACTGGTGGAGTTAGCTTAGATAACGTTAAGGATTGGATAAAGGCTGGTGCTGTTGCCGTAGGAATAGGAAGCGACTTAACTAAGGGTGCTAAGACTGGCGACTACGAAGCAGTAACAAAGACAGCTGAAGCTTATGTTGAAGCAGTTAGAAAAGCAAGAGGCTAA
- the rlmD gene encoding 23S rRNA (uracil(1939)-C(5))-methyltransferase RlmD: MVEKNKDYVIDISGMGYEGEGVGKIENFTVFVQGALIGEKVKVKIVKVAKNYAYGKLLDIIETSKHRAEPVCSIYKNCGGCQLQHMSYEGQLGFKTQRVKEVIARIAKLNDVAVHNTLGMEQPYRYRNKVQLPVGKVNGELRIGFYAPRSHDIIGMDTCHIQDEVADKVVGLTKEWMLKHNLEPYNELEDKGNIRHIMIRRGFKTSEVMVVVVTRDEKLPYSDEFVSLMQSNIEGLKSVIQNVNPKKTNVILGDKNKVLWGEAIITDYIGKFRFNISPLSFFQVNPAQTEVLYSKALEYADLTGEETVFDAYCGTGTISLFLSQKAKKVYGVEIVPQAIEDAKKNALQNDVDNVEFLVGQSEKVIPELIDKGVKADVVVVDPPRKGCEKSLLEAISKMAPKRIVYVSCDPATLARDLGILEELGYRAVEVQPVDNFPQTAHIECVARIEKATIKN; the protein is encoded by the coding sequence GTGGTTGAGAAGAATAAGGATTATGTTATAGATATAAGTGGTATGGGCTATGAGGGCGAGGGTGTAGGAAAGATAGAGAACTTTACGGTTTTTGTTCAGGGTGCTCTTATAGGCGAGAAGGTTAAGGTTAAGATAGTTAAGGTTGCAAAGAATTATGCTTATGGAAAGCTTTTAGATATTATTGAGACTTCGAAACATAGAGCTGAGCCTGTTTGCAGCATATATAAGAACTGTGGAGGATGTCAGCTGCAGCATATGTCCTATGAAGGACAGCTGGGGTTTAAAACTCAAAGGGTTAAAGAGGTTATAGCTAGAATTGCCAAGCTTAATGATGTAGCCGTTCATAATACCCTAGGAATGGAACAGCCTTATAGATATAGAAATAAAGTTCAGCTGCCTGTGGGCAAGGTTAATGGGGAGCTTAGAATTGGTTTTTATGCTCCAAGAAGCCATGATATCATAGGAATGGATACCTGTCATATTCAGGATGAGGTAGCAGACAAGGTAGTGGGCCTAACAAAGGAATGGATGCTAAAGCATAACCTTGAGCCTTATAATGAGCTTGAGGATAAGGGAAATATAAGGCACATAATGATAAGACGCGGCTTTAAAACTAGTGAGGTTATGGTAGTTGTTGTAACCAGAGATGAAAAGCTGCCTTACTCAGATGAATTTGTTAGCTTAATGCAAAGCAATATAGAGGGGTTAAAGAGTGTAATACAAAATGTAAACCCTAAAAAGACAAATGTTATTTTAGGAGATAAAAACAAGGTACTTTGGGGAGAGGCAATAATTACTGATTACATTGGAAAGTTTAGATTTAATATATCTCCACTATCCTTTTTTCAGGTTAATCCAGCTCAAACAGAGGTTTTATACAGCAAGGCTCTTGAATATGCTGATTTAACTGGTGAAGAAACAGTTTTTGATGCTTACTGCGGAACAGGAACAATTTCACTTTTCCTTTCACAAAAGGCTAAAAAGGTTTATGGAGTGGAAATTGTACCACAGGCTATAGAGGATGCAAAGAAAAATGCTCTGCAAAATGACGTGGATAATGTTGAGTTTTTGGTTGGCCAATCTGAAAAAGTTATTCCAGAGCTTATAGATAAAGGTGTAAAGGCAGATGTAGTGGTTGTAGACCCTCCAAGAAAGGGCTGTGAAAAAAGCTTGCTTGAAGCTATAAGCAAAATGGCGCCAAAGAGAATTGTGTATGTTTCCTGTGATCCAGCCACCTTGGCTCGTGATTTAGGAATACTAGAGGAGTTAGGCTATAGGGCAGTAGAAGTGCAGCCAGTTGATAATTTTCCTCAGACTGCTCATATTGAGTGTGTGGCAAGGATAGAGAAGGCTACGATTAAAAATTAA